TGTAATTGCAGTTACTTGATGTAAATGATCTTCTTTTACTTCTAATGCAGTACCGAATGCTTCAATTAACGTCAATACTTCTTGTTTAGAATTCGGACCAAAGTTCGTTGAGAAACTAATGCCAGTAACCGAATGACCTACATGCGCATTAGTATTTGGCATAATGCGTGCAATTGGGTTATCAACTTGTAGATGTTCTCTAATATAACTGATAGGTAAACCAGCCATAATAGATATAAATTTATTGTCATTCGTGATATAAGGTTTAATACGTTCAGCTAATTTTAAAAAGTCATAAGGTTTAGTACTTAAGAAAACATAATCAGCATCTTTTAACAATTCTGCATCATCATAGCTATAACTTACACCTAATGATTCATGATAACCTTCTAATACTTCTAAATTTGATTTGTTCGTTAAATAAATATTTTCCGGTTCAATTGATTTACTGTTAACGATTCCAGTAAAAATTGCATTTGCCATATTACCAGAACCATAAAAAACTATTTTCATAATAAAACCACTCACTTCCTTGAGAATTCATTTTAATTATAAAGTAATTAAACCTTATGTCAAAAATGCTTGTATATAGTTTAGTAGTTAAAAAATGTATGATACATTAAATACAATAATCAAAAAAGGATGATATTGATGATAGGAAAACATTACATACTTACAGGGGCAACAGGTGATTTAGGAGAAAGTATCATACGAGCACTCGATAAACATGGTGCTTATGTATCCATTATTGTTAGAAATAAAGAAAAAGCAAATATGTTACAAACTAAATATAAAAACATAATAGATGTTCATATATTAGACATGAACGATATCACACAAATTAATCAATTCTCATTAAATAAAAAGAATAAATATGATGGTGTGATTAATAATGCTGGATTAGGCTATTTTAAATCAAACGAAAATCACACTCATGAAGAAATTAAAGAAATCTATAATATCAATCTCGTAAACTTGATACTGTTATTAAACAAAATAACACCATTTTTAAAAAGAGGCGGCTCAGTAGTCAATATATCTTCAATATCATCGAAAGTAACAACGCCATACGCGAGTCATTATGCAGCATCTAAAGCAGCACTTAGCAGTTTTACGAACTCATACAGATTAGAAAGAGAAGATT
This portion of the Mammaliicoccus vitulinus genome encodes:
- the proC gene encoding pyrroline-5-carboxylate reductase; translated protein: MKIVFYGSGNMANAIFTGIVNSKSIEPENIYLTNKSNLEVLEGYHESLGVSYSYDDAELLKDADYVFLSTKPYDFLKLAERIKPYITNDNKFISIMAGLPISYIREHLQVDNPIARIMPNTNAHVGHSVTGISFSTNFGPNSKQEVLTLIEAFGTALEVKEDHLHQVTAITGSGPAFLYHVFEQYVNAGTKLGIEQSQVEESIKELIIGTGKMIERSDLKMDQLRKNITSKGGTTQAGLNALSNHDIEAVFLDCLNAAVKRSIELAEAEED
- a CDS encoding SDR family NAD(P)-dependent oxidoreductase produces the protein MIGKHYILTGATGDLGESIIRALDKHGAYVSIIVRNKEKANMLQTKYKNIIDVHILDMNDITQINQFSLNKKNKYDGVINNAGLGYFKSNENHTHEEIKEIYNINLVNLILLLNKITPFLKRGGSVVNISSISSKVTTPYASHYAASKAALSSFTNSYRLEREDLHVLTVNPGPFESQFHVKADPTGTFQDLTNHIQINIEQLGEQIIEGIIKKKTEINNPRWMDFGLRIYQLAPRTFEQLFKKAFLSKKI